AGCACCGGCGGGAAGCCCCGAATGGTCGTGGTATGGTACCCGCGCCTGGCCAAAGGAGGCCCGTCCATGGAACGCGGGGCGACGCGCGCGGTGACGTCGTGAAGCTGTCCGTCGAGTTCCCCAGCGTGTCCTATCGCGAGGGCCCGGCCGCGGTCGCGGACCTGGCCCGCGCGATCGAGCGGATCGGCTACGATCACATCGACATCTTCGACCACGTGGTGATGGGCGTGCCGATCGAGGGACGAGCGCGCGGCCCCTACAATCCCCAGATGCCGATCCTGGAGGCGCTCATGGCGCTCTCCTACATGGCCGCGGTCACCACTCGCGTCACCCTCGGCACCGAGGTGCTGGTGCTGCCCCAGCGCCAGCCGGCCCTTGTGGCCAAGCAGGTCAGCACGCTCGACACGCTCTCCGGCGGGCGCGTGCGCCTGGGCGTGGGGGTGGGCTGGCAGGAGTCGGAGTACGAGGCGCTCGGCGAGCCGTTCGGGACGCGCGGGCCGCGGATGGACGAGGCGATCCGTCTCATGCGGGCCTACTGGAGCGACGCGGAGGTCACGGTGCCGAGCCCGCACTACCCCACCGTGTCGATGGCGA
The genomic region above belongs to Gemmatimonadales bacterium and contains:
- a CDS encoding LLM class F420-dependent oxidoreductase, translating into MKLSVEFPSVSYREGPAAVADLARAIERIGYDHIDIFDHVVMGVPIEGRARGPYNPQMPILEALMALSYMAAVTTRVTLGTEVLVLPQRQPALVAKQVSTLDTLSGGRVRLGVGVGWQESEYEALGEPFGTRGPRMDEAIRLMRAYWSDAEVTVPSPHYPTVSMAMEPKPPQGARLPIWIGGLSEAAFRRVGRLGDGWLASRVTDPVSARVAIDAIHRHAEAAGRDPQAIGLQSMVAPPPRDAAGKTFYADHAQVVARVAALKAMGFGWVALNATAIFQAGARSVAAMTEELHRLHDRIRAEVG